One window of Esox lucius isolate fEsoLuc1 chromosome 25, fEsoLuc1.pri, whole genome shotgun sequence genomic DNA carries:
- the LOC105008184 gene encoding uncharacterized protein LOC105008184, whose amino-acid sequence MGTVSMLVVCVAVIFSLVSVSQTAPSSKACESFLKPLEMKNIDQMMGNWSLVALSNDRPGARTWNELFTENIWWHFSPGSSSNILNVTIYTKIVEECYSKNVNPSFENNTFNLPYISPSTAVLLPTCHDCMVTLVKTTTNGNVYTTLKLLSKRRVLTDAELLHFDTQIECLKLPPRYTVSTEEELCPDTSKPFPDMDDLQKSVMEFMEIDAVKNILRKTDHFFEKNSAAVINFIERLGELLDKLSDWIISFL is encoded by the exons ATGGGTACTGTCAGCATGTTGgtggtgtgtgttgctgtgatCTTCAGTCTGGTCTCAGTGAGTCAGACGGCTCCTTCTTCTAAAGCCTGTGAGTCTTTCCTGAAACCCCTAGAAATGAAGAACATAGACCAG ATGATGGGGAACTGGTCCTTGGTGGCCTTGAGTAACGACCGACCAG GTGCCAGGACATGGAATGAACTCTTCACCGAAAACATCTGGTGGCACTTTTCCCCAGGGAGTTCCAGCAACATTCTGAATGTCACAATATACACGAaaat AGTGGAAGAATGTTACAGTAAAAATGTCAACCcttcttttgaaaacaacacGTTCAACTTGC CATACATTTCCCCTTCCACCGCGGTCCTGCTGCCCACCTGCCACGACTGTATGGTGACCCTGGTTAAAACCACCACCAATGGAAACGTCTACACTACCCTGAAACTACTCA GTAAGAGACGGGTGCTCACCGATGCTGAACTGCTTCATTTTGATACACAAATTGAATGTCTCAAACTGCCACCTCGATACACGGTCAGCACTGAAGAAG AGCTCTGTCCAGACACCTCTAAACCATTTCCAGACATGGATGACTTGCAGAAGTCTGTAATGGAATTCATGGAGATAGATGCAGTCAAGAATATATTGAGAAAAACAGACCATTTCTTTGAGAAGAACAGCGCAGCTGTGATAAACTTTATTGAACGTTTAGGTGAATTACTTGATAAACTGTCAGACTGGATCATTTCTTTCCTGTAG
- the LOC117592733 gene encoding uncharacterized protein LOC117592733 isoform X2, protein MYSEKVKTEDIQTWLSFYCTVQRGMELRDEDGIRTGARRFFVRLKRVTETLQHLPSIIQLGPFRGHVFYAGQPKECRKCGSLGHLAAECTATFCRNCRSVEHNTKDCKQPTKCNLCGATNHTFRACPHTYANRVRQNDPYRPEEVPQQNQPPLPQSVSHPKEPSHQGEPQSNVDQQLMTEDIQKEHHEQTNATEGVKDWSFEPLTTVGDKETCMTSTPNHPTQLPISNSENLLANKKLDDAESRSTVIFPQDLLDALMSDPPVTSSELPLPANQTSIILLEAAGVGHLSPSMLTDSSSEVPPMQSRKRHPEKSDFSSGCADTDTDEETWPASTSTPFLDSACLSAFSTATQMMNMGGA, encoded by the exons ATGTACTCTGAAAAGGTCAAAACTGAAGACATCCAAACTTGGCTCTCCTTTTATTGTACAGTTCAGCGTGGTATGGAACTCAGAGATGAGGATGGTATTAGAACTGGCGCTAGACGTTTCTTTGTTCGCCTGAAGAGAGTCACAGAGACACTGCAACACCTGCCGTCAATAATCCAATTAGGACCTTTTAGAGGCCATGTCTTTTATGCAGGCCAGCCCAAAGAATGTCGGAAGTGTGGGTCTTTAGGTCATCTAGCAGCAGAATGCACTGCTACTTTCTGCAGGAATTGCAGGAGCGTAGAACACAATACAAAAGACTGTAAGCAACCAACAAAATGTAACTTGTGTGGAGCTACAAACCACACCTTTAGAGCATGTCCACATACATATGCTAACAGAGTAAGGCAGAATGACCCCTACAGGCCAGAGGAGGTACCGCAACAAAACCAACCCCCTCTCCCCCAGTCAGTGAGTCATCCCAAAGAACCAAGCCACCAGGGAGAACCTCAAAGTAATGTAGACCAACAATTGATGACGGAAGACATACAGAAAGAACATCATGAACAAACAAATGCCACCGAAGGTGTTAAAGATTGGAGCTTTGAGCCACTCACCACTGTAGGCGATAAGGAGACATGTATGACTTCTACACCTAACCATCCGACTCAGCTGCCAATATCAAACAGTGAAAATCTGCTAGCCAACAAGAAGTTAGATGATGCAGAGTCAAGATCAACTGTAATCTTCCCCCAGGATCTTCTAGATGCTTTGATGTCAGACCCACCGGTAACATCATCAGAATTACCCCTGCCAGCCAATCAAACAAGTATCATCTTACTGGAAGCTGCAGGTGTTGGCCACCTCTCACCATCTATGCTCACGGATAGCTCATCTGAAGTACCCCCCATGCAGTCACGTAAAAGACACCCAGAGAAGTCAGACTTTTCAAGCGGATGtgctgacacagacacagacgaGGAAACCTGGCCGGCGTCCACATCTACTCCTTTTCTGGACTCAGCCTGCCTTAGTGCATTCTCTACAGCCACTCAAATGATGAATATG GGTGGCGCGTAG
- the LOC105008181 gene encoding OCIA domain-containing protein 1-like isoform X1, protein MTPMSTGYPEERKGEAKTYVGMDYTEDEKRVFRECVHESFWYRSVPFSVASMLVTQGLIHRGILTSSSRFGSLPKVAFAGLCGFLAGKMAYVKHCQEKFKRLENSTLGEALGQRTRSIAQSSQPKSEMSDPDQMTFDPMFQVSDHQSQFPPQARDHGYPDDPAQTHSRHTAAKDNFSVPDPSFHDDEEPRRKPVKYEDLRNKNRENYEVTLTQRAETLLKPEPTRQARTAPRKDAEKKNIYGDSWDQE, encoded by the exons ATGACACCAATGTCAACGGGATACCCTGAAGAGCGAAAAGGTGAAGCAAAG ACCTATGTTGGAATGGACTATACCGAAGATGAGAAGAGAGTGTTCAGAGAATGCGTCCATGAAAGCTTCTGGTACAGAT cCGTCCCGTTCTCAGTAGCCAGTATGCTTGTCACTCAAGGTCTCATCCATAGAG gcATTCTGACATCCTCCTCAAGGTTTGGGTCTCTCCCTAAAGTGGCCT TCGCGGGGCTGTGTGGCTTCCTAGCTGGGAAGATGGCATATGTAAAGCATTGTCAGGAGAAGTTCAAAAGGCTGGAAAATTCAACTCTGGGAGAGGCACTGGGACAAAGAACAAGATCTATAGCACA GTCATCTCAGCCCAAGTCAGAGATGAGTGACCCTGATCAGATGACCTTTGATCCCATGTTCCAGGTCTCTGACCACCAGagccag TTTCCCCCCCAGGCCAGAGACCACGGGTATCCTGACGACCCCGCCCAGACGCACAGCCGGCACACCGCTGCAAAAGACAACTTCAGCGTGCCAG ACCCGTCGTTCCATGATGACGAGGAGCCCAGAAGAAAGCCAGTCAAGTACGAGGACCTTCGGAACAAAAACCGCGAGAACTATGAGGTCACGCTGACCCAGAGGGCTGAGACGTTACTCAAACCTGAGCCGACCCGACAAGCCAGGACCGCCCCCAGGAAGGATG CagagaagaaaaacatctaTGGAGACAGCTGGGACCAGGAGTGA
- the chic2 gene encoding cysteine-rich hydrophobic domain-containing protein 2, whose protein sequence is MMEDFDEIYEEEEEEDEERAAEEQLLKYAPDPVVVRGSGHVTVFGLSNKFESEFPSALTGKVAPEEFKASINRVNGCLKKTLPVNVRWLLCGCLCCCCTLGFSLWPVICLSKRTRRSMEKLLEWENSRLYHKLCLHWRLSKRKCETNNMMEYVILIEFLPKIPIFRPD, encoded by the exons ATGATGGAAGACTTTGACGAAATctacgaggaggaggaggaagaggacgaggaGAGGGCCGCGGAGGAGCAGCTGCTAAAGTACGCTCCAGACCCGGTGGTCGTTCGAGGATCTGGCCACGTCACTGT GTTTGGACTCAGTAACAAGTTTGAGTCAGAGTTTCCATCGGCACTTACCGGGAAG GTGGCGCCAGAGGAGTTCAAGGCCAGTATAAACCGCGTGAACGGCTGTCTGAAGAAGACGTTGCCGGTGAACGTCCGGTGGCTACTGTGTGGCTGCCTCTGTTGCTGCTGTACGCTGGGATTCAGTCTCTGGCCTGTCATCTGTCTCAGCAAGAGG ACGCGGAGGTCCATGGAGAAGTTACTGGAGTGGGAGAACAGCAGGCTCTATCACAAG CTGTGTTTGCATTGGAGGCTGAGCAAGAGGAAGTGTGAAACCAACAACATGATGGAATAT GTGATTCTAATAGAGTTCCTACCCAAGATCCCAATCTTCAGGCCGGACTAA
- the LOC105008181 gene encoding OCIA domain-containing protein 1-like isoform X2 codes for MTPMSTGYPEERKGEAKTYVGMDYTEDEKRVFRECVHESFWYRSVPFSVASMLVTQGLIHRGILTSSSRFGSLPKVAFAGLCGFLAGKMAYVKHCQEKFKRLENSTLGEALGQRTRSIAQSSQPKSEMSDPDQMTFDPMFQVSDHQSQFPPQARDHGYPDDPAQTHSRHTAAKDNFSVPDPSFHDDEEPRRKPVKYEDLRNKNRENYEVTLTQRAETLLKPEPTRQARTAPRKDEKKNIYGDSWDQE; via the exons ATGACACCAATGTCAACGGGATACCCTGAAGAGCGAAAAGGTGAAGCAAAG ACCTATGTTGGAATGGACTATACCGAAGATGAGAAGAGAGTGTTCAGAGAATGCGTCCATGAAAGCTTCTGGTACAGAT cCGTCCCGTTCTCAGTAGCCAGTATGCTTGTCACTCAAGGTCTCATCCATAGAG gcATTCTGACATCCTCCTCAAGGTTTGGGTCTCTCCCTAAAGTGGCCT TCGCGGGGCTGTGTGGCTTCCTAGCTGGGAAGATGGCATATGTAAAGCATTGTCAGGAGAAGTTCAAAAGGCTGGAAAATTCAACTCTGGGAGAGGCACTGGGACAAAGAACAAGATCTATAGCACA GTCATCTCAGCCCAAGTCAGAGATGAGTGACCCTGATCAGATGACCTTTGATCCCATGTTCCAGGTCTCTGACCACCAGagccag TTTCCCCCCCAGGCCAGAGACCACGGGTATCCTGACGACCCCGCCCAGACGCACAGCCGGCACACCGCTGCAAAAGACAACTTCAGCGTGCCAG ACCCGTCGTTCCATGATGACGAGGAGCCCAGAAGAAAGCCAGTCAAGTACGAGGACCTTCGGAACAAAAACCGCGAGAACTATGAGGTCACGCTGACCCAGAGGGCTGAGACGTTACTCAAACCTGAGCCGACCCGACAAGCCAGGACCGCCCCCAGGAAGGATG agaagaaaaacatctaTGGAGACAGCTGGGACCAGGAGTGA
- the LOC105008188 gene encoding uncharacterized protein LOC105008188, producing the protein MSLACGKQCGLLEVQLQASTSKCDPSPWPGDDRELLAASQAVEDTIKQPEPPVRPKQPEPPVRPKQPEPPVRPKQPEPPGQLTESPSTAQDHEGQPFPTESPLSDSPVELEGWVRLWENPNGIPSADISWLKNHNERGLFTPVQIYKDNTGVFRRRQVMKSDCMWFYPEGPPGHVRGAPPTPQLFFRSRVCVASCWSVEVLPEVTLR; encoded by the exons ATGTCACTGGCTTGTGGAAAACAATGTGGGCTACTTGAAGTA CAACTGCAGGCAAGCACCTCCAAGTGTGATCCTTCACCATGGCCAGGGGACGACCGTGAACTGTTAGCTGCAAGCCAGGCTGTGGAAG ACACAATCAAACAGCCCGAGCCCCCTGTCCGGCCCAAACAGCCCGAGCCCCCTGTCCGGCCCAAACAGCCCGAGCCCCCTGTCCGGCCCAAACAGCCCGAGCCCCCTGGCCAACTCACAGAGTCCCCGTCCACAGCACAGGATCATGAGGGTCAGCCTTTTCCCACGGAATCACCTCTGAGTGACTCCCCT GTGGAGCTAGAGGGTTGGGTGCGTCTGTGGGAAAACCCCAATGGCATCCCATCTGCGGACATTTCCTGGCTCAAAAACCACAATGAAAGAGGGCTGTTCACCCCCGTTCAAATCTACAAGGACAACACTGGTGTGTTCAGGCGACGACAGGTGATGAAATCGGACTGCATGTGGTTTTACCCAGAAGGACCTCCCGGCCATGTCAGGGGTGCCCCGCCAACTCCACAGCTGTTTTTTCGTAGCCGTGTCTGTGTGGCGTCCTGTTGGAGTGTGGAGGTACTCCCTGAAGTGACCTTGAGGTGA
- the LOC117592733 gene encoding uncharacterized protein LOC117592733 isoform X1, with translation MYSEKVKTEDIQTWLSFYCTVQRGMELRDEDGIRTGARRFFVRLKRVTETLQHLPSIIQLGPFRGHVFYAGQPKECRKCGSLGHLAAECTATFCRNCRSVEHNTKDCKQPTKCNLCGATNHTFRACPHTYANRVRQNDPYRPEEVPQQNQPPLPQSVSHPKEPSHQGEPQSNVDQQLMTEDIQKEHHEQTNATEGVKDWSFEPLTTVGDKETCMTSTPNHPTQLPISNSENLLANKKLDDAESRSTVIFPQDLLDALMSDPPVTSSELPLPANQTSIILLEAAGVGHLSPSMLTDSSSEVPPMQSRKRHPEKSDFSSGCADTDTDEETWPASTSTPFLDSACLSAFSTATQMMNMVPTVQHGLSGLPKKEFLLCKNDVPIKRPGLQCV, from the exons ATGTACTCTGAAAAGGTCAAAACTGAAGACATCCAAACTTGGCTCTCCTTTTATTGTACAGTTCAGCGTGGTATGGAACTCAGAGATGAGGATGGTATTAGAACTGGCGCTAGACGTTTCTTTGTTCGCCTGAAGAGAGTCACAGAGACACTGCAACACCTGCCGTCAATAATCCAATTAGGACCTTTTAGAGGCCATGTCTTTTATGCAGGCCAGCCCAAAGAATGTCGGAAGTGTGGGTCTTTAGGTCATCTAGCAGCAGAATGCACTGCTACTTTCTGCAGGAATTGCAGGAGCGTAGAACACAATACAAAAGACTGTAAGCAACCAACAAAATGTAACTTGTGTGGAGCTACAAACCACACCTTTAGAGCATGTCCACATACATATGCTAACAGAGTAAGGCAGAATGACCCCTACAGGCCAGAGGAGGTACCGCAACAAAACCAACCCCCTCTCCCCCAGTCAGTGAGTCATCCCAAAGAACCAAGCCACCAGGGAGAACCTCAAAGTAATGTAGACCAACAATTGATGACGGAAGACATACAGAAAGAACATCATGAACAAACAAATGCCACCGAAGGTGTTAAAGATTGGAGCTTTGAGCCACTCACCACTGTAGGCGATAAGGAGACATGTATGACTTCTACACCTAACCATCCGACTCAGCTGCCAATATCAAACAGTGAAAATCTGCTAGCCAACAAGAAGTTAGATGATGCAGAGTCAAGATCAACTGTAATCTTCCCCCAGGATCTTCTAGATGCTTTGATGTCAGACCCACCGGTAACATCATCAGAATTACCCCTGCCAGCCAATCAAACAAGTATCATCTTACTGGAAGCTGCAGGTGTTGGCCACCTCTCACCATCTATGCTCACGGATAGCTCATCTGAAGTACCCCCCATGCAGTCACGTAAAAGACACCCAGAGAAGTCAGACTTTTCAAGCGGATGtgctgacacagacacagacgaGGAAACCTGGCCGGCGTCCACATCTACTCCTTTTCTGGACTCAGCCTGCCTTAGTGCATTCTCTACAGCCACTCAAATGATGAATATG GTCCCCACTGTGCAGCATGGCCTATCAGGTTTACCAAAAAAAGAGTTTCTACTCTGCAAAAATGATGTCCCCATCAAAAGGCCTGGACTACAATGTGTTTGA